A stretch of the Capsicum annuum cultivar UCD-10X-F1 chromosome 8, UCD10Xv1.1, whole genome shotgun sequence genome encodes the following:
- the LOC107840165 gene encoding pathogenesis-related protein PR-4-like — MGKLSLCLLVLLISIWVTNTGAFAKQCGSEAEDDVGGASNDMVGQSANNVRATYHLYNPQNIGWDYIRASVYCATWDANKPLAWRRKYGWTAFCGPSGPQGQPSCGRCLRVTNTRTRAQATVRIVDRCSNGGLDLDVNVFRRLDTDGEGNRRGHLIVNYQFVNCGNDLDVPLLSVVDKE; from the exons ATGGGGAAGTTGAGTCTTTGCTTATTAGTGCTACTAATTAGCATCTGGGTGACCAACACAGGAGCTTTTGCAAAGCAGTGTGGCAGTGAAGCTGAAGATGATGTTGGTGGTGCCAGTAATGACATGGTGGGACAATCAGCAAATAATGTGAGAGCAACATATCATTTGTATAATCCACAGAACATTGGGTGGGATTATATAAGGGCTAGCGTTTACTGTGCAACTTGGGATGCTAATAAGCCATTGGCATGGCGGAGAAAGTATGGCTGGACTGCTTTCTGTGGTCCTTCTGGTCCTCAAGGTCAACCTTCCTGCGGAAGATGCTTGCGG GTGACAAATACTAGGACACGGGCTCAGGCAACTGTGAGAATCGTGGACAGATGCAGTAATGGAGGGCTAGATTTGGACGTCAATGTTTTCCGTCGACTAGATACTGATGGAGAGGGAAACAGGCGAGGCCATCTCATTGTCAATTACCAGTTCGTGAACTGTGGTAACGACCTCGATGTTCCTCTGCTTTCTGTTGTTGACAAAGAATAA
- the LOC107840164 gene encoding protein SHORT HYPOCOTYL IN WHITE LIGHT 1 — protein MASTINNSLHFPLYKYYYPNSINPYPQFTLVHFNLRPISSFHLQVSRRTSNFPQGGDDLVGEYRNWRSDRGSIVSGEDEDEDDEEEEEEDRSLDLLVKFVQNVFKKLSRKARKAVRSVLPLSISSQLVAFSVNGVIILTFLWLSKAVLEVFCTLGSVVFASILLIRGVWTGVSYLQNNRNLRTDDDDRGAWSGMQPAS, from the exons ATGGCGTCCACCATTAACAACTCTCTTCACTTTCCTCTCTACAAATATTACTATCCCAATTCCATAAACCCTTATCCCCAATTTACCCTTGTTCATTTCAACCTCCGCCCCATTTCTAGTTTTCACCTTCAAGTTTCAAGACGCACTTCCAATTTTCCTCAG ggAGGTGATGATTTGGTTGGTGAATATCGAAATTGGAGGAGTGATCGAGGCAGCATAGTGAGTGGAgaggatgaagatgaagatgatgaagaggaagaagaggaagatcgAAGTTTAGATCTCCTGGTTAAATTTGTACAGAACGTTTTTAAGAAGCTTTCTCGAAAAGCTAGGAAAGCTGTTCGTTCTGTTTTGCCTCTTTCCATTTCCAGTCAATTG GTGGCATTTTCTGTTAACGGAGTTATAATATTGACATTTTTGTGGCTATCAAAGGCAGTACTTGAG GTATTTTGCACCCTTGGGAGTGTAGTTTTTGCTAGTATCTTGCTTATTCGAGGAGTATGGACAGGCGTATCATACTTACAAAATAATCGCAACCTTAGGACAGATGATGATGATCGTGGTGCATGGAGTGGGATGCAACCTGCAAGTTAA